The Kitasatospora setae KM-6054 genome contains a region encoding:
- a CDS encoding DUF2637 domain-containing protein has protein sequence MPTTDRAARTSRVTVWDFAAIGLLAAAGFALSYDALRQMALAIQIRAQLAYLFPLIVDGFVAYSVRALLLLRTAPLTARAYVWLLFGTSTAASIWANTLHAVRLNQLTLATAGHLHLSDTAVGVLSAISPLALAGAVHLGIHTTRYIRPVVQSSGEPVVRNSAPVPSSGTGRSPDDGRSDGPDQTMEVHQTGPNRTANRTANRTAGSLRPADGPGRDRCPGPDPEPDGQFRSDRPFAGEDLPWTAPDRAEHARTDDTVAQKAAGQGPSGIAGQPPEPRPVGRPAGAPLEDLAGIAVRAWTDTGRLSRSVVRNAVRAQGLTLSDERLTAVMKMVRPDEPDGDGPAAGI, from the coding sequence ATGCCCACCACGGACCGCGCCGCCCGCACCAGCCGTGTGACCGTCTGGGATTTCGCCGCGATCGGCCTGCTCGCTGCCGCCGGCTTCGCCCTCTCCTACGACGCCCTGCGCCAGATGGCCCTCGCCATCCAGATCCGCGCCCAGCTCGCCTACCTGTTCCCGCTCATCGTCGACGGGTTCGTCGCCTACAGCGTCCGCGCCCTTCTGCTCCTGCGGACCGCCCCGCTCACCGCCCGCGCGTACGTGTGGCTGCTGTTCGGCACCTCCACCGCCGCCAGCATCTGGGCCAACACCCTCCACGCCGTCCGACTCAACCAGCTGACCCTGGCCACCGCTGGGCACCTGCACCTGAGCGACACGGCGGTCGGCGTCCTGTCCGCCATCTCCCCGCTCGCCCTCGCTGGAGCCGTCCACCTCGGCATCCACACCACCCGCTACATCCGGCCCGTCGTCCAGTCGAGCGGCGAACCAGTGGTCCGCAACTCGGCCCCTGTCCCCTCTTCTGGGACCGGACGGTCTCCGGACGACGGACGGTCCGACGGACCGGACCAGACCATGGAGGTCCACCAGACCGGACCGAACCGGACCGCCAACCGGACCGCCAACCGGACCGCCGGATCGCTGCGGCCTGCGGACGGACCGGGCAGGGACCGTTGTCCGGGACCGGACCCGGAACCGGACGGGCAATTCCGCTCAGACCGTCCGTTCGCAGGCGAGGACCTCCCATGGACAGCCCCAGACCGCGCGGAGCACGCCCGGACCGACGACACCGTGGCCCAAAAGGCCGCAGGCCAAGGGCCGAGCGGAATTGCCGGACAGCCCCCAGAGCCTCGGCCCGTCGGCCGACCGGCGGGCGCGCCGTTGGAGGATCTGGCCGGCATCGCCGTCCGGGCGTGGACGGACACCGGGAGGCTGAGCCGGTCCGTCGTCCGCAACGCGGTACGCGCCCAGGGACTCACGTTGTCCGACGAACGCCTCACCGCGGTCATGAAGATGGTCCGTCCGGACGAACCGGACGGCGACGGTCCCGCCGCCGGCATCTGA
- a CDS encoding helix-turn-helix transcriptional regulator gives MSKISRATADRRPLASAEELAAYLGVPLGTVYAWRHRGQGPTAIKVGRHLRYRWTEVEAWLDSQSADQAA, from the coding sequence TTGTCCAAGATTTCCCGTGCCACCGCCGATCGCCGTCCGCTGGCCAGTGCCGAGGAGCTCGCCGCGTACCTCGGTGTCCCGCTGGGGACCGTCTACGCCTGGCGCCACCGCGGCCAGGGCCCGACGGCGATCAAGGTCGGCCGGCACCTGCGCTACCGCTGGACGGAGGTGGAAGCCTGGCTCGACAGCCAGAGCGCCGACCAGGCCGCCTGA
- a CDS encoding DUF3631 domain-containing protein, producing MSDQPLSESIAGEEPATVGSETANLPSSTAVPDMPESPGAVLLTEVHTHIRRYAVLPSAEALDAVTLWAAATHLQAVWHHAPRLAIVAPARRCGKSRLLDVLVETVHDPLITVNTSAAAIYRTISDRPRTLLVDEVDTIFGNPRTAEKFEDIRGLLNAGHQRNRPVTRAVGNDHQAREFETFAMAALAGIGDLPDTIMDRSIVIRMRRRADGEVVAPLRDRRDGVLLRETRAKLSLWAGQVAEQAQVLEPDMPVEDRAADTWEPLIAVADLAGGSWPRRARQACVRMVAAEEVIEEDSCGGARILADVRRIFFAHGDPETLPTTALLASLNDDPEAPWAEHGRGGLTARALSGLLKDYQISSANIRLPDGTQRKGYTFNKFADSWRRYCPKVHPLPPRAPATDA from the coding sequence GTGTCCGACCAGCCGCTGTCGGAGTCCATCGCTGGTGAAGAGCCGGCCACCGTCGGCAGCGAGACCGCCAACCTGCCGAGCTCCACCGCGGTTCCGGACATGCCGGAGTCGCCGGGTGCCGTGCTGCTGACTGAGGTGCACACCCACATCCGCCGGTACGCGGTCCTGCCGTCAGCGGAGGCCCTGGACGCGGTCACGCTGTGGGCTGCCGCGACGCACCTGCAGGCGGTGTGGCACCACGCGCCGCGCCTGGCGATCGTGGCTCCCGCCCGCCGGTGCGGCAAGTCCCGCCTGCTCGACGTCCTGGTCGAGACCGTCCACGACCCGCTGATCACGGTCAACACCAGCGCGGCGGCCATCTACCGCACGATCAGCGACCGGCCCCGCACCTTGCTGGTCGACGAGGTCGACACCATCTTCGGCAACCCCAGGACCGCCGAGAAGTTCGAGGACATCCGTGGCCTGCTGAACGCCGGGCACCAACGCAACCGCCCGGTCACCCGAGCGGTTGGCAACGACCACCAGGCCCGGGAGTTCGAGACCTTCGCCATGGCCGCCCTGGCCGGGATCGGCGATCTGCCGGACACGATCATGGATCGGTCAATCGTGATCCGCATGCGCCGCCGCGCCGACGGCGAGGTCGTCGCGCCGCTGCGCGACCGCCGAGACGGTGTCCTCCTTCGGGAGACCCGCGCGAAGCTCTCCCTGTGGGCAGGCCAGGTGGCCGAGCAGGCTCAGGTGCTGGAGCCGGACATGCCGGTCGAGGACCGGGCCGCCGACACCTGGGAGCCCCTGATCGCGGTCGCCGACCTTGCCGGCGGCTCCTGGCCGCGCCGGGCCCGCCAGGCGTGCGTGCGCATGGTCGCTGCGGAGGAGGTGATCGAGGAGGACAGCTGCGGCGGAGCGAGGATCCTCGCCGACGTCCGCCGGATCTTCTTCGCCCACGGCGACCCGGAGACCCTGCCCACCACCGCCCTCCTCGCGTCGCTGAACGACGACCCGGAAGCTCCGTGGGCCGAGCACGGACGCGGCGGCCTCACCGCCCGAGCGCTCTCCGGACTGCTGAAGGACTACCAGATCTCCTCCGCCAACATCCGCCTGCCCGACGGCACCCAGCGCAAGGGCTACACCTTCAACAAGTTCGCCGACTCATGGCGCCGCTACTGCCCCAAGGTCCACCCGCTCCCGCCCCGCGCGCCCGCGACCGATGCCTGA
- a CDS encoding UDP-N-acetylmuramate dehydrogenase produces the protein MYVRTQVPLAPLTTLGIGGNAVVLAELTDPADFPDVVGLARREGARPLVLGGGSNILVADAGCGVPVVRMATQGVAFERGEDSEAVTVTVQVGHMLQDLVEETISNGLTGMETLIGIPGTVGATPVQNVGAYGQEVADILVRVTAWDWVTGREVTLSAEDCRLGHRTSIFKHSTRWTLLTVTFRLRRSELSTPITYGMVARVLDVPKGTPVLLADAAAAVLTVRRSKGMVLDPGDSDNRNVGSVFLSPVVDEKQAEKLRAEQAPVNAFPDGLTRVSASWLIKAAGFALGQPIAHGIRMSTKHFTLVAEGHATAGAFAEASRTVAESVQEVTGIQLTPEPDLFGDEPVYLRLKQNALASAAL, from the coding sequence ATGTACGTCCGCACACAGGTCCCGCTGGCTCCGCTCACCACACTCGGCATCGGCGGCAACGCCGTAGTCCTCGCCGAGCTGACCGACCCCGCCGACTTCCCCGACGTCGTTGGCCTGGCCCGTCGGGAGGGCGCCCGGCCCTTGGTCCTCGGAGGCGGCAGCAACATCCTCGTGGCCGACGCCGGGTGCGGCGTGCCCGTCGTACGCATGGCCACCCAGGGCGTGGCGTTCGAGCGCGGTGAAGACAGCGAGGCGGTCACCGTCACCGTCCAGGTCGGCCACATGCTCCAGGACCTTGTCGAGGAGACCATCTCCAACGGCCTGACCGGCATGGAGACGCTGATCGGCATTCCCGGCACCGTCGGCGCCACCCCGGTCCAGAACGTCGGCGCCTACGGGCAGGAAGTCGCGGACATCCTCGTGCGCGTCACCGCCTGGGACTGGGTCACCGGCCGCGAAGTCACGCTCTCGGCCGAGGACTGCCGACTCGGCCACCGCACCAGCATCTTCAAGCACTCCACCCGCTGGACGCTCCTCACGGTGACGTTCCGGCTCCGGCGGTCCGAGCTGAGCACCCCGATCACGTATGGGATGGTCGCCAGGGTCCTCGACGTCCCCAAGGGAACGCCGGTCCTCCTTGCCGACGCGGCTGCCGCCGTCCTGACCGTGCGCCGCAGCAAGGGCATGGTCCTCGACCCTGGAGACAGCGACAACCGCAACGTCGGCAGCGTCTTCCTCAGTCCTGTCGTCGACGAGAAGCAGGCCGAGAAGCTCCGGGCCGAACAGGCGCCCGTGAACGCCTTCCCCGACGGCCTGACCAGAGTCAGTGCCAGCTGGCTGATCAAGGCCGCCGGGTTCGCTCTCGGCCAGCCGATCGCCCATGGCATCCGGATGTCGACCAAGCACTTCACGCTCGTCGCCGAGGGCCACGCCACCGCCGGCGCGTTCGCCGAGGCATCCAGGACGGTCGCCGAGAGCGTGCAGGAGGTCACGGGTATCCAGCTGACCCCCGAGCCCGACCTCTTCGGCGACGAACCCGTGTACCTCCGCCTCAAGCAGAACGCGCTCGCTTCAGCAGCACTCTGA
- a CDS encoding plasmid mobilization protein: MGPPQGQSHAGPSPAGEGQPAASRAGALDSSPAARHQGAPSEVGEESDRLENIAPSHPTRQPRRRHRDPQQRPHRVTVRYNAAEFEEIRRAAADRSQTIARFCATSTLNDARGLSAGDPQDRLDRAVDELAASRAQLARIGNNLNQIAFALNANGFLRPAELDATLGLIRRAVSQVDTTAGELVGR; encoded by the coding sequence GTGGGACCGCCCCAGGGGCAGTCCCACGCAGGTCCCTCGCCGGCCGGCGAGGGACAGCCGGCGGCGAGTCGAGCGGGGGCGCTCGACTCGTCACCGGCAGCTCGGCACCAGGGGGCGCCGAGCGAGGTAGGGGAAGAGAGCGACCGCCTTGAGAACATCGCCCCGAGCCACCCCACTCGCCAGCCGCGTCGCCGCCACCGTGACCCGCAGCAGCGCCCGCACCGAGTGACCGTCCGATACAACGCCGCCGAATTCGAAGAGATCCGCCGAGCCGCCGCTGACCGCAGCCAGACCATCGCCCGCTTCTGCGCCACCAGCACCCTCAACGACGCCCGCGGCCTGAGTGCCGGCGACCCGCAAGACCGCCTCGACCGCGCCGTCGACGAACTGGCCGCCAGCCGCGCTCAACTGGCCCGGATCGGCAACAACCTGAACCAGATCGCCTTCGCCCTCAACGCCAACGGCTTCCTCCGCCCCGCCGAACTCGACGCGACCCTGGGCCTCATCCGGCGAGCTGTCTCCCAGGTCGACACCACCGCTGGCGAACTCGTGGGGCGATAG